The Micavibrio sp. TMED2 genome includes a window with the following:
- a CDS encoding UDP-glucose 4-epimerase GalE — MLVTGGAGYIGSHACKALRAAGYTPVVYDNLSTGNRWAVQWGPFEQGDVLDRDRLQAVIETYKPLGIMHFAALTLVGESVKNPALYYHVNVTGALNLIELCRAHDIRAFVFSSTCAVYGQPEQQPIDEDLPPAPINPYGASKLMVENILADYSQAYDLRYMALRYFNAAGADPAGEIGEHRAVETHLIPLMLDAVTGSREPLTIFGDDYATADGTAIRDYIHVTDLAEAHLRALNLLLEDCPSATVNLGTGRGISVKQVLDTAERITGRAVPYSMGARREGDPAALVANPARAEKLLGPGLTQRSSLDTIIETAWQWQQKRPAV; from the coding sequence ATTCTCGTCACCGGCGGCGCAGGCTATATCGGCAGTCATGCCTGCAAGGCATTGAGGGCAGCTGGTTATACACCGGTGGTTTATGACAATCTCTCCACCGGTAATCGCTGGGCCGTGCAATGGGGCCCGTTCGAGCAGGGCGATGTTCTCGATCGTGACCGGCTGCAGGCGGTAATCGAGACCTATAAACCGCTGGGCATCATGCATTTTGCAGCCCTGACCCTGGTCGGTGAATCCGTCAAAAATCCGGCACTGTATTATCACGTCAATGTCACCGGTGCGCTCAACCTGATCGAGCTGTGCCGCGCCCATGACATCCGGGCCTTTGTGTTCTCCTCCACCTGTGCGGTTTATGGCCAGCCGGAACAGCAGCCGATTGACGAGGACCTGCCGCCAGCGCCGATCAATCCCTATGGCGCCAGCAAGCTGATGGTCGAGAATATCCTCGCTGATTACAGCCAAGCCTATGATCTGCGCTATATGGCGCTGCGCTATTTCAACGCCGCCGGGGCCGATCCGGCGGGCGAGATCGGTGAACACCGAGCGGTTGAAACCCATCTTATCCCGCTGATGCTCGACGCTGTCACCGGCAGCCGCGAGCCGCTGACCATTTTCGGCGATGATTACGCCACTGCCGATGGCACCGCCATTCGCGACTATATCCACGTCACCGACCTCGCCGAGGCGCATCTGCGCGCCCTCAACCTGCTGCTTGAGGATTGCCCAAGTGCAACCGTCAATCTCGGCACCGGGCGCGGCATATCGGTGAAACAGGTGCTGGATACTGCCGAACGGATTACCGGTCGCGCGGTGCCATACAGCATGGGCGCGCGGCGTGAGGGCGACCCGGCAGCGCTGGTAGCCAATCCGGCACGAGCGGAAAAACTGCTCGGACCCGGACTGACCCAACGGTCGTCACTGGACACGATTATCGAAACCGCCTGGCAATGGCAGCAGAAACGACCAGCGGTTTAA